From one Zhongshania sp. R06B22 genomic stretch:
- a CDS encoding alpha-ketoglutarate-dependent dioxygenase AlkB family protein — protein MFARMQHIPLPGGGLDYYEEYIAKPQTLFAELRDGVNWQQPLVTVYGRQHVTPRLVSFVGDAGRSYRYSGATHVTEPWPAPLKALREQLCADTGYEFNCALLNYYRDGNDCMGYHSDDEAELGDRPCIASISLGAERDFLLKPKAGGGKTEKLSLASGSLLVMLPPTQQHWQHALPVRKGVGQGRINLTFRNVL, from the coding sequence ATGTTTGCTCGCATGCAACATATTCCATTGCCTGGTGGCGGTTTAGATTATTACGAGGAATATATAGCCAAACCGCAGACCCTTTTTGCAGAGCTGCGAGATGGCGTTAACTGGCAACAACCCCTTGTTACTGTTTATGGTCGCCAGCACGTCACCCCCAGATTGGTGAGTTTTGTCGGCGATGCTGGCCGAAGTTACCGCTATAGCGGTGCAACTCATGTCACCGAGCCCTGGCCCGCTCCGCTTAAAGCACTTCGCGAACAATTATGCGCTGATACCGGCTATGAATTTAACTGCGCCTTATTAAATTATTACCGTGATGGCAATGATTGTATGGGCTACCACAGCGACGACGAAGCTGAGCTCGGCGACAGGCCGTGTATCGCGTCAATTAGCTTGGGTGCAGAGCGAGATTTTTTGCTCAAACCGAAGGCTGGGGGCGGTAAAACCGAAAAGCTGAGTTTGGCTTCCGGCTCGCTGCTAGTGATGCTGCCACCGACCCAGCAACACTGGCAACATGCTCTGCCTGTGCGCAAAGGGGTAGGGCAAGGTCGTATTAACTTAACTTTTCGAAACGTGCTTTAG
- the hypB gene encoding hydrogenase nickel incorporation protein HypB, translating to MCTVCGCSDNTQTQIDGNTLFRYQAQALPIKLKQQHHSADHYHEHSPEKISLEHDLLAKNDGLAKHNRQNLIQRGVFTLNLLSSPGAGKTRILERTIADLGSRFCCQVIEGDQATEQDANRIRKAGAAAVQINTGNGCHLEADMLASAVDILKPPQGALLFVENVGNLVCPALFDLGEHRRVVILSITEGEDKPIKYPYIFHGADLLLINKMDLLPHLEFDLDACINYAKTVNPSLTILCISAQSGEGFAAWYQWLAAELKSLPKQ from the coding sequence ATGTGTACCGTGTGCGGCTGTTCAGACAATACCCAAACCCAAATCGATGGCAACACCCTGTTTCGCTATCAAGCGCAAGCCTTGCCGATAAAGCTGAAACAACAGCATCACAGTGCAGATCATTATCACGAACACTCGCCTGAAAAAATCAGCCTTGAGCATGACCTACTGGCAAAAAATGACGGTCTTGCGAAACACAATCGGCAAAATTTAATTCAACGCGGGGTGTTCACTTTAAACCTTCTTAGCAGCCCAGGTGCCGGTAAAACTCGAATTTTGGAACGAACAATTGCGGACCTCGGCTCACGCTTTTGCTGTCAAGTTATTGAAGGTGATCAAGCCACTGAGCAAGACGCCAACCGCATACGCAAAGCCGGCGCAGCGGCCGTACAAATCAATACCGGCAATGGCTGCCATCTTGAGGCTGATATGCTGGCCAGCGCCGTAGACATTCTTAAGCCCCCGCAAGGTGCGCTGCTGTTTGTAGAAAATGTCGGCAATTTAGTCTGCCCCGCCCTATTCGATTTGGGTGAGCACCGCCGGGTGGTCATCTTATCGATTACAGAGGGTGAAGATAAACCTATCAAATATCCCTATATTTTCCACGGCGCAGATCTTTTGCTGATCAACAAAATGGATTTACTCCCCCACCTAGAGTTCGATTTAGATGCGTGTATCAATTACGCAAAAACCGTCAATCCCTCATTAACAATTCTGTGCATTTCCGCTCAATCCGGCGAGGGCTTTGCTGCTTGGTATCAATGGTTGGCGGCAGAGCTTAAATCGCTGCCCAAACAATAG
- the pgsA gene encoding CDP-diacylglycerol--glycerol-3-phosphate 3-phosphatidyltransferase, translating to MNIPNSLTLFRILLIPVLVALFYWPQAHTYFLTAVVFAVAAVTDWLDGYLARKLGQSTALGAFLDPVADKLMISVALALLIERYDAPWFTIPAIIIIGREIVISALREWMAELGKRTSVAVSYLGKVKTAVQMVAIFGWLLVSPDSEGLLYYANIACLYTAAILTLWSMVIYLHAAWPDLRDTAGN from the coding sequence ATGAATATACCTAACTCCCTGACACTGTTCCGGATTCTGCTAATACCGGTACTCGTGGCCTTATTTTACTGGCCCCAGGCCCACACCTATTTTTTAACGGCGGTAGTATTTGCGGTGGCGGCGGTCACGGATTGGCTTGATGGTTATCTGGCGCGCAAGTTAGGGCAAAGTACGGCGCTGGGCGCGTTTCTAGACCCGGTTGCAGACAAGCTGATGATCTCGGTTGCATTGGCTCTATTAATTGAACGCTACGATGCGCCTTGGTTTACCATTCCGGCGATTATTATTATCGGCCGCGAAATTGTCATCTCCGCCTTGAGAGAGTGGATGGCTGAGCTAGGCAAGCGCACCAGCGTGGCAGTGTCATATTTGGGCAAGGTAAAGACAGCGGTACAAATGGTGGCAATTTTTGGGTGGTTGCTGGTGTCGCCAGATAGCGAAGGCCTATTGTATTATGCCAATATTGCGTGTCTGTATACTGCGGCGATACTCACATTGTGGTCGATGGTGATTTATCTTCATGCGGCGTGGCCAGATTTGCGTGATACAGCCGGAAATTAG
- a CDS encoding low molecular weight protein-tyrosine-phosphatase, with amino-acid sequence MTSKVLFVCLGNICRSPTAHGVFQKLVSDAGLQDSIQIDSAGTGDWHIGHSPDERTQRAASKRGYDLSMLRARQVTVADFQEFDYVLAMDKSNLKDLRAMAGDKSGCHVSLFLDFAESSWKREVPDPYYGGEDGFETVLELVEDAARGLLATIRGREGARQ; translated from the coding sequence ATGACGAGCAAGGTGCTATTCGTCTGCTTAGGTAATATTTGCCGTTCACCAACGGCCCACGGTGTATTTCAAAAGTTAGTTTCGGACGCCGGGCTTCAGGACAGTATCCAGATTGACTCTGCGGGCACCGGCGATTGGCATATTGGTCATTCACCGGACGAGCGCACCCAGCGGGCAGCGAGCAAACGCGGCTATGATTTGTCGATGTTGCGCGCGCGTCAGGTCACCGTGGCTGACTTCCAAGAATTCGACTATGTGTTGGCAATGGATAAGAGCAATCTAAAAGATTTGCGGGCAATGGCTGGTGATAAAAGCGGATGCCATGTGTCTTTGTTTTTAGATTTTGCCGAGTCGTCGTGGAAGCGAGAAGTGCCTGATCCTTACTACGGTGGTGAAGATGGTTTCGAGACCGTACTAGAGCTGGTCGAAGACGCCGCTCGTGGTTTGTTGGCAACCATCCGAGGTCGGGAGGGCGCTAGGCAGTGA
- the uvrY gene encoding UvrY/SirA/GacA family response regulator transcription factor, which translates to MITVLVADDHAMVRAGIVRMLEDAEGISVIAQAASGEEVISSCRVLRPHIVLMDVRMPGIGGLEATRKLKQIAPDTRVIALSAYDQEPMPSLLLKAGAAAYVTKGASEQEMVLAVRQVALGQRYLSPGVAQNMAFKQLNGDEGSPFESLSEREMQISLMIANCHKVQEIADNLHISSKTVNSYRYRVFEKLDISGDVELTLLAMRHGLIDAPET; encoded by the coding sequence ATGATCACAGTGTTGGTGGCAGATGATCACGCGATGGTGCGTGCGGGAATAGTTCGAATGTTAGAGGATGCCGAGGGCATTTCGGTTATTGCCCAAGCTGCCAGCGGCGAAGAGGTGATTAGTAGCTGCAGGGTCCTGCGCCCTCATATTGTTTTGATGGATGTGCGGATGCCGGGTATCGGTGGGCTAGAGGCGACTCGTAAATTGAAACAAATAGCGCCTGACACTCGAGTGATAGCGCTTAGTGCCTACGATCAAGAGCCCATGCCCAGCCTGCTTTTAAAAGCAGGGGCGGCTGCCTATGTAACCAAGGGCGCGTCTGAACAAGAAATGGTATTAGCCGTGCGGCAGGTCGCCCTAGGACAGCGCTATCTCAGCCCCGGTGTTGCCCAAAATATGGCATTCAAACAGCTGAATGGTGATGAGGGTTCGCCGTTTGAATCGCTATCTGAGCGCGAAATGCAAATAAGCTTAATGATCGCCAATTGCCATAAAGTTCAAGAGATCGCTGATAATCTGCATATCTCTTCTAAAACGGTGAACAGCTATCGCTACCGTGTGTTTGAAAAACTGGATATAAGCGGCGATGTCGAATTGACCTTATTGGCGATGCGGCATGGTCTAATAGACGCACCGGAAACCTAA
- the kdsB gene encoding 3-deoxy-manno-octulosonate cytidylyltransferase: protein MSYTVIIPARFASSRLPGKPLMDIAGKPMIQHVWERAKESDASRVVIATEDQRVFEACQKFGADVVMTLATHESGTDRLQEVVAKLGLADEDIVVNVQGDEPLIPREAIAQVANNLALNTQAGISTLGEAISDKATVFNPNAVKAVCDRAGFALYFSRAPMPWCRDEWSADALASEQRDGQGGLPETAPFMRHIGIYGYRVGFLHQFVTWPMGILERVEKLEQLRAMENGVRIHIELACVNIPGGVDTEADLNAVRAHLSGNA from the coding sequence ATGTCATATACCGTTATCATTCCCGCCCGTTTCGCCTCCAGCCGCTTGCCTGGTAAGCCGCTGATGGATATTGCAGGCAAGCCCATGATTCAGCATGTATGGGAGCGAGCTAAAGAGAGCGACGCTTCAAGGGTGGTTATTGCAACCGAAGACCAGCGCGTTTTTGAGGCTTGCCAGAAGTTTGGTGCTGATGTGGTGATGACGCTTGCCACCCATGAGTCAGGAACAGACAGGCTTCAGGAAGTCGTTGCCAAGCTTGGACTCGCTGACGAAGATATTGTTGTCAATGTACAGGGTGATGAGCCTTTAATACCCCGCGAGGCAATCGCCCAGGTTGCAAATAATCTTGCGCTAAATACCCAGGCGGGTATTTCCACTCTTGGCGAGGCGATCAGCGATAAAGCCACGGTTTTTAATCCCAACGCAGTCAAGGCCGTATGTGATCGCGCCGGTTTTGCGCTTTATTTTAGTCGCGCGCCCATGCCTTGGTGCCGGGATGAATGGTCGGCAGATGCGCTCGCTAGTGAGCAAAGAGATGGCCAAGGCGGGCTGCCAGAAACTGCGCCGTTTATGCGCCATATTGGCATATATGGGTATCGGGTGGGTTTTTTACATCAGTTCGTCACGTGGCCGATGGGAATATTGGAGCGGGTCGAAAAGCTTGAGCAACTGCGGGCGATGGAAAACGGCGTGCGTATTCATATAGAGCTTGCCTGCGTTAATATTCCAGGCGGCGTGGATACCGAGGCAGATCTAAATGCCGTGCGCGCGCATTTGTCGGGTAACGCTTAA
- the lpxK gene encoding tetraacyldisaccharide 4'-kinase — MSLEQRINAAWYGRAGWLLLLFPLALLFRLIAGLRRSFTEPQSCGAPVIIVGNITVGGSGKTPAVLALAEFCRHRGYRVGIVSRGYGGQAPHYPYLLDATTEPSIAGDEPCLIARRSGLPVAVAPDRLAAAKLLVEQERCNIIISDDGLQHYRLARDIEILLLDGQRGFGNGFCLPVGPLREPIARASQVDLTIINGGSNTLSGHTMLLVGETAINLSSGERRGFSAWPEAERRIHAVAGIGNPSRFFQALRSKGFEVIEHAFADHHAFTTADICFADRYPVIMTEKDAVKCAQFKLENCWMLPVDGEIGSAFYDEFTVLLERLATP; from the coding sequence ATGTCCTTAGAGCAGCGTATAAACGCTGCTTGGTACGGGCGCGCCGGTTGGCTGTTGCTGCTGTTTCCTCTCGCGTTGTTATTCCGTCTTATTGCTGGGCTGCGGCGTTCTTTTACTGAGCCGCAGTCCTGCGGTGCGCCAGTCATTATTGTCGGCAATATCACGGTTGGCGGCAGCGGAAAAACCCCTGCGGTATTGGCCTTGGCTGAATTCTGCCGTCATCGTGGCTATCGCGTTGGTATTGTCAGTCGCGGTTACGGTGGCCAGGCGCCTCATTATCCCTATCTGTTAGACGCGACTACTGAGCCAAGTATTGCCGGCGATGAGCCCTGTCTGATTGCACGCCGCAGCGGCCTGCCGGTCGCTGTGGCGCCGGACCGCCTCGCCGCGGCAAAGTTATTGGTTGAGCAAGAGCGGTGTAATATCATTATCAGTGATGATGGCTTACAGCATTATCGCCTGGCCAGAGACATAGAGATCCTATTGCTTGACGGCCAACGTGGTTTTGGCAACGGCTTCTGCTTACCTGTAGGCCCGTTGCGAGAACCTATCGCCAGAGCGAGTCAGGTTGATCTCACCATTATCAATGGTGGTAGCAACACGCTTAGCGGTCACACCATGTTACTCGTAGGCGAGACCGCCATTAATTTGAGTAGCGGCGAGCGTCGCGGTTTCAGTGCTTGGCCAGAGGCGGAACGCCGCATTCACGCGGTAGCCGGCATTGGCAATCCATCGCGATTTTTTCAGGCCTTGCGCAGCAAGGGTTTTGAAGTAATCGAACACGCGTTTGCCGATCACCACGCGTTTACTACAGCGGATATTTGTTTTGCCGATCGTTATCCGGTAATCATGACGGAAAAAGACGCGGTCAAGTGCGCGCAATTCAAACTTGAAAATTGCTGGATGCTACCGGTGGATGGCGAGATTGGATCAGCTTTTTACGACGAATTTACAGTATTACTTGAGCGCTTAGCCACGCCTTAA
- the murB gene encoding UDP-N-acetylmuramate dehydrogenase, producing MNISQDVDVREFNTFAVPAMAAYFAEVTTLEELQQALAFCRTNKRRFIVLGGGSNLVFTDKIDALLIRMALRGVECTASGRDRIVDVAAGENWHELVRYCVGQGWYGLENLVAIPGSVGAAPIQNIGAYGVELARVLESVTGWDCEQNVLRTLNAQECLLSYRDSVFKHQLKDRFIITSVSLRLSIEARPEVSYPALRAELVDPDSATPEQVAATVASIRAEKLPDYRVEPNVGSFFKNPLISAEKANELLARFPALAHWSMPDGRVKLAAAWLVDQSGWKGRREGGVGVHPKQAIVLVNYDGLGGHDILAFAAQIQADVLAKYGVNLDIEPRVY from the coding sequence GTGAATATTTCCCAAGATGTAGATGTTCGCGAATTCAATACCTTCGCTGTTCCCGCCATGGCCGCGTACTTTGCTGAAGTTACGACGCTTGAGGAGTTGCAGCAAGCATTGGCATTTTGCCGCACTAACAAGCGCCGCTTTATTGTCTTAGGAGGCGGTAGCAATCTTGTTTTTACCGACAAAATTGATGCCCTGCTGATACGGATGGCGCTGCGTGGCGTCGAATGCACCGCCAGTGGACGCGACCGCATTGTGGATGTCGCTGCGGGTGAAAACTGGCATGAGTTGGTGCGCTATTGTGTCGGTCAAGGCTGGTATGGCTTAGAAAATCTAGTGGCAATTCCCGGTTCAGTTGGCGCCGCACCCATCCAAAATATTGGTGCTTATGGTGTTGAGCTAGCTCGGGTACTTGAGTCTGTGACAGGCTGGGATTGCGAGCAAAACGTCTTGCGAACCTTGAATGCACAAGAGTGCCTACTCAGTTACCGCGACAGTGTTTTTAAGCACCAACTTAAAGACCGTTTTATTATTACTTCTGTCTCATTGCGGCTGAGTATCGAAGCCCGTCCAGAAGTCAGTTACCCAGCACTGCGTGCTGAGCTGGTCGATCCGGATAGTGCGACACCGGAGCAAGTGGCGGCCACCGTGGCATCCATTAGGGCCGAAAAATTACCCGATTACCGGGTGGAGCCAAATGTTGGCAGCTTCTTTAAAAATCCGCTTATTTCGGCAGAGAAGGCCAATGAGCTACTAGCTCGTTTTCCAGCGCTCGCGCATTGGTCAATGCCCGATGGTCGTGTAAAACTTGCTGCCGCGTGGTTAGTCGATCAATCGGGATGGAAGGGGCGGCGCGAAGGTGGGGTGGGTGTTCATCCTAAACAGGCGATTGTGTTAGTGAATTATGACGGTCTCGGCGGTCATGACATTCTGGCCTTTGCGGCCCAGATTCAAGCCGATGTCTTGGCAAAATATGGCGTGAATCTGGACATTGAGCCACGGGTGTACTGA
- a CDS encoding DUF7843 domain-containing protein — translation MPDPDPDPRWLALMHYTSAGWLGTAHSHAVSPLFFASERGREDPNAELVANLAAFESELVDGLDDKDWRVCRFPARFRYLAQRFPARLDEAALEDCKDYQAYRRFAAVTAITFIYIEPRGFSARSGFAHVALRLDRGPLDDDRRLLDLTAHNYAPAGGIADLWPTASVYSLESYTKTYLNYIGDAGRSIFEYALDFSPEQVQAVADHIYELRDLTLGYNYLSENCTAELLRTLQVSGHPSLQSSFAMQTRNVPSALVRALHSRGLIRAQRFRTSDPAGTIPEREAQLTSSQQALAMAIAVDISVATQLENYSETQQAAVLDLAIDYYRYRETRANRMIGRVMPPKYGYLLELRRRLPPGEPLEIRPEFYPEQLHNPSQLSMSARATSTGSRYSLEYGGAGHSITDHGRGQPLSTANDLIGFALGIDEQRSLQLDSVLLLQSYFLPTPIAGTWDLARYRYFGADRNASDGLTAVAEYQYGRALGLDAGERAIVFALAGGSVRAGNSLDDAYQLAAAVDVGMQIIVSDTLQMNVALAYRDSVLGDSGAYGHAALSATQTLGSDFALRLEARRADTVDAAPENTLQLSITRYF, via the coding sequence GTGCCCGATCCCGATCCCGATCCGCGATGGCTGGCGCTGATGCATTACACCTCGGCTGGATGGTTGGGGACGGCGCATTCTCACGCCGTATCGCCGCTGTTCTTTGCCAGCGAGCGCGGCAGAGAGGACCCGAATGCGGAGCTTGTCGCAAACCTCGCAGCCTTCGAGTCTGAGCTGGTCGACGGTCTTGATGATAAAGACTGGCGAGTTTGCCGCTTTCCCGCTCGCTTCCGCTATCTTGCTCAGCGCTTCCCCGCGCGGCTAGATGAAGCCGCACTAGAGGATTGCAAAGATTACCAAGCGTATCGCCGCTTTGCGGCGGTTACTGCTATCACCTTTATTTACATTGAGCCTCGGGGTTTCTCCGCTCGCAGCGGTTTTGCCCATGTTGCTTTGCGTTTAGATCGAGGACCGCTTGATGATGACCGCCGTCTACTTGATCTTACCGCGCACAATTACGCGCCAGCGGGCGGTATAGCCGATCTATGGCCTACGGCCAGTGTGTATAGCTTAGAAAGCTATACCAAGACTTATTTGAATTACATTGGCGACGCCGGTCGTTCAATTTTTGAGTATGCGCTGGATTTCAGTCCTGAACAGGTGCAAGCCGTAGCTGATCATATTTACGAGTTGCGGGATCTCACCCTTGGCTATAATTACCTCTCAGAGAATTGCACGGCCGAGTTGTTGCGCACGCTGCAGGTCTCAGGTCATCCCTCGCTGCAGAGCTCGTTTGCCATGCAGACCCGAAATGTACCCAGCGCCTTGGTGCGAGCGCTGCATAGTCGAGGCCTAATTCGCGCGCAGCGATTTCGTACGTCCGACCCAGCCGGCACGATTCCTGAGCGCGAGGCACAATTGACATCCTCTCAGCAGGCGTTGGCAATGGCTATCGCAGTCGACATTTCTGTAGCCACGCAACTAGAAAACTACTCTGAAACGCAGCAGGCCGCGGTGCTCGATCTGGCGATTGATTATTACCGTTACCGCGAGACCCGCGCCAATCGAATGATTGGTCGGGTTATGCCTCCTAAATACGGTTATTTGCTTGAGTTGCGCCGACGTTTGCCACCCGGCGAGCCGCTAGAAATACGCCCGGAATTCTATCCGGAGCAGCTTCATAATCCGAGTCAGCTGTCGATGAGCGCAAGGGCTACATCGACAGGCTCTCGATATTCTCTAGAATACGGCGGGGCAGGGCATAGTATTACGGACCATGGGCGCGGCCAGCCCCTTAGCACGGCCAATGACTTGATTGGCTTTGCTCTGGGTATTGATGAGCAGCGCAGCTTGCAGCTAGACAGTGTGCTGCTATTGCAGTCTTACTTTTTGCCGACGCCGATAGCCGGAACCTGGGACTTGGCTAGATACCGCTATTTTGGCGCTGACCGCAATGCAAGCGATGGTTTGACCGCCGTGGCGGAGTATCAGTATGGTCGCGCGCTGGGACTAGATGCTGGCGAGCGGGCTATTGTCTTTGCACTTGCTGGCGGTTCTGTCCGCGCCGGCAACAGTTTAGATGATGCCTATCAGCTGGCTGCAGCGGTCGATGTAGGGATGCAAATAATCGTAAGCGATACGCTACAAATGAATGTTGCACTTGCCTACCGCGACAGCGTGCTTGGTGACAGTGGTGCTTATGGTCATGCAGCACTTTCAGCAACGCAGACATTGGGTAGTGATTTTGCGCTGCGGCTAGAAGCGCGCAGGGCAGATACCGTCGATGCTGCTCCTGAGAACACGCTGCAGTTGTCGATTACTCGCTATTTTTGA
- the uvrC gene encoding excinuclease ABC subunit UvrC codes for MSSENIETSDATGDPGPAVFDAKTFLKNVTAKAGVYVMLNAKADVLYVGKAKNLRNRLSSYFRASGLTSKTVALVSHIQQIEVTVTASEREALLLEQNLIKQYKPPYNILLRDDKSYPYIYLSTDHKHPRVTIHRGTKKGKGMYFGPYPSAAAVRESLSWLQKVFRVRQCEDSYYRGRSRPCLQYQIGRCSGPCVNAVSDQEYALDVHHTQMFLQGKSSDVSRELADEMERCASILEFEKAAELRDRIGHLQQVQATQCIEGETGDIDIVAGVMDAGTACIQLLCVRGGRVLGSRSYFPKSQLEEPLVSQLEAFVAQHYLIGSGRADMPREIITNIALDDAALLAGGLSEEAGRQVSISHNVRSHRAKWLSLALTAAEQNLVNRLASSASTLKRFKALQAVLELADKPERMECFDISHTSGEATVASCVVFDGNGPLKSDYRKMNIDGVAAGDDYAAMRQALSRRYKRVKAGEIVMPDILFIDGGKGQLSQAKQVMEELGIDGLFMVGVSKGADRRAGLEILIRGDDGRELSLPDNSPALHLIQHIRDESHRFAITGHKGRRDKARTQSSLESIPGVGAKRRRDLLRHFGGIHGVRQASVEDLRRVSGISEKIAQQIHEGLRSA; via the coding sequence ATGAGCAGTGAAAACATAGAAACCTCTGATGCCACGGGTGATCCTGGCCCCGCCGTTTTCGACGCCAAAACCTTTTTGAAGAATGTTACCGCTAAGGCGGGCGTTTACGTCATGCTCAATGCCAAGGCAGATGTGCTTTACGTTGGTAAAGCCAAAAATTTGCGCAACCGCCTGAGTAGCTATTTTCGGGCTAGTGGGCTTACCAGCAAGACCGTGGCCTTGGTATCGCATATTCAGCAAATAGAAGTGACGGTAACCGCGAGCGAGCGCGAAGCCTTGCTGCTTGAACAAAACCTCATTAAACAATACAAGCCGCCTTACAATATTCTCCTGCGTGACGATAAATCCTATCCCTATATCTATTTAAGTACCGACCATAAGCATCCGCGAGTGACTATTCATCGCGGCACCAAAAAAGGCAAGGGCATGTATTTCGGCCCTTATCCAAGTGCCGCCGCAGTGCGTGAAAGCTTGAGTTGGTTACAGAAAGTGTTTCGGGTGCGCCAGTGTGAAGACAGCTATTACCGCGGGCGCAGCCGGCCGTGTTTGCAGTACCAAATTGGGCGCTGCTCTGGTCCCTGTGTTAACGCGGTTAGCGATCAAGAATACGCATTAGATGTTCATCATACACAGATGTTTTTACAGGGGAAAAGTAGCGATGTGAGTCGCGAGCTAGCCGATGAAATGGAGCGCTGCGCCAGCATTTTAGAATTTGAAAAAGCGGCCGAACTCAGAGACCGCATAGGCCACCTGCAGCAGGTACAAGCGACCCAGTGCATTGAAGGCGAAACCGGGGATATCGACATCGTGGCCGGCGTTATGGACGCCGGAACCGCTTGCATACAATTGCTCTGCGTGCGCGGCGGGCGGGTGTTGGGCAGCCGCAGTTATTTCCCTAAAAGCCAGCTAGAAGAGCCGCTGGTGTCGCAACTCGAAGCCTTTGTGGCGCAACACTACCTGATCGGCTCCGGTCGGGCAGATATGCCCCGCGAGATCATTACTAATATTGCACTTGATGATGCCGCCTTACTGGCGGGGGGCTTAAGTGAGGAGGCGGGCCGGCAAGTTAGCATAAGCCACAATGTGCGAAGTCATCGTGCCAAGTGGCTGAGCTTAGCGCTGACTGCGGCAGAGCAAAACTTAGTCAATCGGCTCGCCTCTTCGGCAAGTACATTAAAGCGATTCAAAGCGCTGCAAGCGGTGTTAGAGTTAGCTGATAAGCCTGAGCGCATGGAATGTTTCGATATAAGCCATACCAGTGGTGAAGCAACAGTCGCCTCCTGCGTTGTTTTCGATGGCAACGGCCCGCTTAAGTCTGATTATCGCAAAATGAATATTGATGGCGTCGCGGCTGGTGATGATTACGCCGCCATGCGTCAGGCGCTTAGCCGCCGCTACAAGCGAGTGAAAGCGGGTGAGATTGTGATGCCGGATATATTATTTATTGACGGCGGCAAAGGCCAGCTCAGTCAGGCCAAGCAAGTGATGGAAGAGCTCGGCATAGACGGATTATTCATGGTAGGTGTTTCCAAGGGCGCAGACCGCCGTGCCGGTTTGGAAATACTCATTCGCGGTGATGATGGCCGCGAGCTTAGCCTGCCTGACAACAGCCCAGCGCTGCATCTTATTCAGCATATTCGCGACGAATCTCACCGGTTTGCTATTACCGGCCATAAAGGTCGCAGAGATAAAGCCCGGACGCAGTCGTCGCTTGAATCAATACCTGGGGTCGGCGCAAAGCGCCGGCGTGACTTGCTGCGGCACTTTGGTGGCATACACGGCGTGCGGCAGGCGAGTGTTGAGGATTTGCGACGGGTGTCAGGTATTAGTGAAAAAATTGCCCAACAAATTCATGAGGGCCTGCGCAGCGCCTAG